From one Staphylococcus kloosii genomic stretch:
- the carB gene encoding carbamoyl-phosphate synthase large subunit: protein MPKRNDIKSILVIGSGPIIIGQAAEFDYAGTQACLALKEEGYKVILVNSNPATIMTDKEVADKVYIEPLTHDFIARIIRKEQPDALLPTLGGQTGLNMAIQLHDSGVLETNNVQLLGTELNSIQQAEDRELFRTLMNDLNVPVPESDIVNTVEQAFHFKEQVGYPLIVRPAFTMGGTGGGICHNDEELHEIVSNGLHYSPATQCLIEKSIAGFKEIEYEVMRDKNDNAIVVCNMENIDPVGIHTGDSVVVAPSQTLSDIEYQMLRDVSLKVIRALGIEGGCNVQLALDPHSMDYYIIEVNPRVSRSSALASKATGYPIAKLAAKIAVGLTLDEMLNPVTGTSYAAFEPALDYVISKIPRFPFDKFEKGERVLGTQMKATGEVMAIGRTYEESLLKAIRSLEYGVHHLGLPNGETFDLSYIKERIQDQDDERLFFIGEAIRRGTTLEEIHELTKIDYFFLNKFQHIIDIEHDLKANKGDIDYLKFAKNYGFSDRVIAHRFDMTEEEVYALRQENGIQPVYKMVDTCAAEFESTTPYYYGTYEHENESIVTDKEKILVLGSGPIRIGQGVEFDYATVHAVWAIQDAGYEAIIVNNNPETVSTDFSISDKLYFEPLTEEDVMNIIDLEQPSGVVVQFGGQTAINLAEKLSNKGVKILGTSLEDLNRAEDRKEFEALLHTIDVPQPKGKTATSPAEALTNAREIGYPVVVRPSYVLGGRAMEIVNSDEELENYMNQAVKASPDHPVLVDRYLTGKEIEVDAISDGETVIIPGIMEHIERAGVHSGDSIAVYPPQTLTQNEIYTLEDFTIRLAKGLNIVGLINIQFVIAHDGVYVLEVNPRSSRTVPFLSKITDIQMAQLAMRAIIGDKLKDLGFKEGIQPYSEGVFVKAPVFSFNKLKNVDITLGPEMKSTGEVMGKDLTMEKALYKGLTASGVEVKDHGTVLITVSDKDKDEIIDIANRLHEVGYRILATQGTASKLAERDIPAEVVGKIGNEDDLLTRIQNGEVQIVINTMTKGKEVERDGFQIRRTTVENGIPCLTSLDTANALTNVIESMTFNMANM from the coding sequence ATGCCTAAACGTAATGATATTAAATCTATATTAGTAATAGGTTCTGGTCCGATTATTATTGGACAAGCCGCAGAATTTGACTATGCAGGCACTCAAGCTTGTTTAGCATTAAAAGAAGAAGGTTACAAAGTTATACTCGTTAACTCAAATCCGGCGACAATAATGACTGATAAAGAAGTAGCAGATAAAGTTTATATTGAGCCTTTAACACATGATTTTATTGCTCGTATTATTCGTAAAGAACAACCAGATGCATTACTGCCAACATTAGGTGGTCAAACAGGTCTAAATATGGCAATTCAATTGCACGATAGCGGCGTACTTGAAACAAATAATGTGCAATTATTAGGAACAGAATTAAACTCAATTCAACAAGCTGAAGACAGAGAATTATTTAGAACATTAATGAATGATTTGAATGTCCCAGTTCCTGAAAGTGACATTGTTAATACAGTAGAACAAGCTTTCCACTTTAAAGAGCAAGTAGGCTATCCATTAATCGTTAGACCTGCATTTACGATGGGAGGTACCGGTGGCGGTATCTGTCATAATGACGAAGAATTACATGAAATCGTCTCAAATGGTTTACATTATAGTCCAGCTACACAATGTTTAATTGAAAAATCAATCGCTGGATTTAAAGAGATTGAATATGAAGTAATGCGTGATAAAAATGACAATGCCATTGTGGTTTGTAACATGGAAAACATTGACCCTGTTGGTATTCATACAGGTGACTCTGTCGTAGTTGCACCAAGTCAAACTTTATCTGATATCGAATATCAAATGTTAAGAGACGTGTCATTAAAAGTTATTCGTGCGTTAGGTATAGAAGGTGGCTGTAACGTTCAGTTAGCGTTAGATCCTCACTCTATGGATTATTATATTATCGAGGTAAACCCACGTGTTTCTCGTTCATCTGCGTTAGCTTCTAAAGCTACTGGTTATCCAATCGCAAAATTAGCGGCAAAAATTGCTGTAGGATTAACATTAGATGAAATGTTGAACCCAGTAACAGGTACTTCGTACGCGGCATTTGAACCAGCTTTAGACTACGTAATTTCTAAAATTCCACGTTTCCCATTCGATAAATTTGAAAAAGGTGAACGTGTTCTAGGTACTCAAATGAAAGCTACAGGCGAAGTTATGGCTATTGGTAGAACATATGAAGAATCGCTATTAAAAGCTATTCGCTCATTAGAATATGGCGTACACCATTTAGGATTACCTAATGGCGAGACATTTGATTTGTCTTATATTAAAGAAAGAATACAAGACCAAGATGATGAACGTTTATTCTTTATTGGAGAAGCAATTCGCCGAGGAACAACACTGGAAGAAATTCATGAATTAACAAAAATAGATTACTTCTTCTTAAATAAATTCCAACACATTATCGATATTGAACATGACTTGAAAGCTAATAAAGGCGATATTGATTATTTAAAATTTGCTAAAAATTATGGTTTCAGTGATCGTGTTATTGCTCATAGATTTGATATGACGGAAGAAGAAGTCTATGCACTAAGACAAGAAAATGGCATTCAACCAGTTTATAAAATGGTGGATACATGTGCAGCTGAATTTGAATCGACAACACCTTATTATTACGGTACTTACGAACATGAAAATGAGTCAATTGTGACTGATAAAGAAAAAATCTTAGTATTAGGTTCTGGTCCAATTCGTATCGGTCAAGGTGTAGAATTTGACTATGCAACAGTTCACGCTGTATGGGCGATACAAGATGCAGGATATGAAGCGATTATCGTTAACAATAACCCTGAAACAGTGTCTACAGACTTCTCAATTTCAGATAAACTTTATTTCGAACCTTTAACTGAAGAAGATGTCATGAATATCATTGATTTAGAACAGCCAAGTGGCGTAGTCGTTCAGTTTGGTGGACAAACAGCGATTAACTTAGCTGAAAAATTAAGTAACAAAGGTGTTAAAATTTTAGGTACTTCATTAGAGGACTTAAACCGTGCCGAAGATAGAAAAGAGTTTGAAGCATTGTTGCATACGATTGATGTGCCACAACCTAAAGGTAAAACCGCTACTTCACCTGCTGAAGCGTTAACAAATGCACGTGAGATTGGCTATCCTGTAGTAGTTAGACCTTCATACGTATTAGGTGGACGTGCAATGGAAATCGTCAATAGTGATGAAGAACTTGAAAATTATATGAATCAAGCAGTTAAAGCGAGTCCAGATCACCCAGTATTAGTAGATAGATATTTAACTGGTAAAGAAATAGAAGTAGATGCTATTTCAGATGGTGAAACTGTAATTATTCCGGGGATCATGGAACATATTGAACGCGCTGGGGTACACTCTGGTGATTCAATCGCAGTATATCCACCTCAAACATTGACACAAAATGAAATCTATACACTTGAAGACTTCACAATTCGTTTAGCTAAAGGCTTAAACATTGTAGGTTTAATTAATATCCAATTTGTTATTGCACATGATGGCGTTTATGTACTTGAAGTAAATCCAAGATCTAGCCGTACAGTACCATTCTTAAGTAAAATTACTGATATTCAAATGGCACAATTAGCTATGCGTGCGATTATCGGCGATAAATTAAAAGATTTAGGTTTCAAAGAAGGCATACAACCATATTCAGAAGGCGTATTTGTTAAGGCACCTGTTTTCAGCTTTAATAAATTGAAAAACGTCGATATTACGCTTGGACCTGAAATGAAATCTACGGGTGAAGTTATGGGTAAAGACTTAACAATGGAAAAAGCATTGTATAAAGGTTTAACAGCTAGTGGTGTTGAAGTCAAAGATCATGGCACTGTATTGATTACGGTAAGTGATAAGGATAAAGATGAAATCATCGATATTGCTAACAGATTACATGAAGTTGGTTATAGAATTTTAGCTACACAAGGAACTGCATCTAAATTAGCAGAACGCGATATTCCTGCAGAAGTTGTAGGTAAAATTGGTAACGAAGATGACTTGTTAACTCGTATTCAAAATGGCGAAGTTCAAATAGTTATTAACACAATGACTAAAGGTAAAGAAGTAGAACGTGATGGCTTCCAAATTAGAAGAACAACAGTTGAAAATGGCATTCCATGTCTTACTTCATTAGATACTGCTAATGCTTTAACAAATGTTATCGAAAGCATGACATTTAACATGGCAAATATGTAA
- a CDS encoding carbamoyl phosphate synthase small subunit → MLQKRYLVLEDGSYYEGFKLGSDDLTIGEIVFNTAMTGYQETISDPSYTGQIITFTYPLIGNYGINRDDFESLALSLNGVVVKEASQKPSNFRQQKTLHEVLVEYNVPGISGVDTRSITRKIRKHGVLKAAFTDDKNEIENLVEQLKTVELPRNEVTTVSTKTPYISTGYHYSVVLVDFGKKENIVRELNARGCNVTVVPYDTSAEAIIRMSPDGVMLSNGPGDPEEVQVAVEMIQNILGKIPFFGICLGHQLFALSQGATSFKMKFGHRGANHPVKDLKTGRVALTSQNHGYAIDKDSLAQTDLEITHIAINDGTVEGLKHKKLPAFSVQYHPEACPGPSDSNYLFDEFIEMINEFKVKESMTNA, encoded by the coding sequence ATGTTACAAAAACGCTATCTTGTACTTGAAGACGGTTCATATTATGAAGGATTTAAATTAGGTTCAGATGATTTAACAATTGGAGAAATTGTTTTTAATACTGCAATGACAGGCTATCAAGAAACAATCTCAGACCCATCATACACAGGACAAATTATTACTTTTACTTATCCATTAATCGGTAACTATGGCATTAATCGTGATGACTTTGAATCATTAGCATTAAGTTTAAATGGCGTAGTTGTAAAAGAAGCGAGCCAAAAGCCAAGCAATTTTAGACAACAAAAGACATTACATGAAGTATTAGTAGAATATAATGTGCCTGGTATTTCAGGTGTGGATACACGAAGTATTACTCGTAAAATAAGAAAGCACGGTGTGTTAAAAGCTGCTTTCACTGATGATAAAAATGAAATTGAAAACTTAGTTGAACAATTAAAAACGGTAGAATTACCACGTAACGAAGTGACTACTGTATCTACTAAAACGCCTTATATTTCAACAGGTTATCACTACAGCGTCGTATTAGTTGATTTTGGTAAAAAAGAAAATATCGTTAGAGAATTAAATGCACGTGGCTGCAATGTCACAGTAGTACCATATGATACTTCTGCTGAAGCTATCATTAGAATGTCACCGGACGGTGTAATGTTATCTAACGGCCCTGGTGATCCAGAAGAAGTACAAGTAGCGGTTGAAATGATACAAAATATTTTAGGTAAAATACCATTCTTTGGTATTTGTCTTGGTCACCAACTATTTGCGCTATCTCAAGGTGCAACTTCTTTCAAAATGAAGTTTGGGCATCGCGGTGCCAACCACCCAGTTAAAGATTTAAAAACTGGTAGAGTAGCCTTAACAAGTCAAAACCATGGTTATGCTATCGACAAAGATTCATTAGCACAAACTGATTTAGAAATAACACATATTGCTATAAACGACGGTACAGTTGAAGGATTGAAACATAAAAAATTACCAGCATTTTCAGTACAGTATCATCCCGAAGCATGCCCAGGTCCATCAGATTCAAACTATTTATTTGATGAATTTATAGAAATGATTAATGAATTTAAAGTGAAGGAGAGTATGACAAATGCCTAA
- a CDS encoding dihydroorotase codes for MKLITNAKVLNNGELQESSILIDGKQVKQIAQHIEVDQDVEIIDAQGQFVAPGLVDVHVHLREPGGEHKETIATGTKAAARGGFTTVCPMPNTRPVPDNVENLSALNNIIANDANVRVLPYASITVRQVGKEHVDFKALAENGAFAFTDDGVGVQTASMMYEAMQEAAKVNKAIVAHCEDNSLIYGGAMHEGKRSAELDIPGIPNICEAVQIARDVLLAEAANAHYHVCHVSTKESVRVIRDAKKAGIHVTAEVTPHHLLLTEDDVPGDNAIYKMNPPLRSKEDRQALLDALEDGTIDCIATDHAPHAKEEKDQPMTKAPFGIVGSETAFPLLYTHFVKNGSWSLQQLVDYLTIKPAQTFDLPYGKLEEGSLADLTIINLDKETEIKAEDFYSKASNTPFIGYQVYGTPVLTMVEGEVKFKEEL; via the coding sequence ATGAAATTAATTACAAATGCTAAAGTTTTAAATAATGGAGAATTACAAGAAAGTTCGATTTTAATTGATGGTAAGCAAGTTAAGCAAATCGCACAACATATAGAAGTGGATCAAGACGTAGAAATTATTGATGCACAAGGCCAATTCGTTGCACCAGGATTAGTTGATGTTCACGTTCATTTAAGAGAACCAGGGGGAGAACATAAAGAAACTATCGCGACAGGTACAAAAGCTGCAGCTAGAGGTGGTTTTACAACTGTATGTCCAATGCCTAACACAAGACCTGTGCCAGATAATGTAGAAAATTTAAGCGCATTAAATAATATTATTGCCAATGATGCAAACGTTAGAGTGTTACCATATGCATCAATTACAGTAAGACAAGTAGGCAAAGAACATGTAGATTTCAAGGCTTTAGCAGAAAATGGGGCATTTGCTTTTACAGATGATGGTGTAGGCGTACAAACGGCGAGCATGATGTATGAAGCAATGCAAGAAGCAGCGAAAGTAAACAAAGCAATCGTAGCTCATTGTGAAGACAATAGCTTAATTTATGGCGGCGCTATGCACGAGGGGAAAAGAAGTGCTGAATTAGATATTCCAGGTATTCCAAATATTTGTGAAGCGGTACAAATCGCACGAGATGTATTATTAGCTGAAGCAGCTAATGCACATTATCATGTATGTCACGTTTCAACGAAAGAAAGTGTACGTGTAATTAGAGATGCTAAAAAAGCAGGCATTCACGTTACTGCAGAAGTAACGCCACACCACTTACTATTAACAGAAGATGATGTACCAGGTGACAATGCAATTTATAAAATGAATCCACCATTAAGAAGTAAAGAAGACAGACAAGCATTATTAGACGCATTAGAAGATGGCACTATTGATTGTATTGCTACAGACCACGCACCACACGCGAAAGAAGAGAAAGACCAACCAATGACCAAAGCACCATTTGGTATTGTAGGAAGCGAAACAGCATTTCCATTGTTATATACTCATTTTGTTAAAAATGGCTCTTGGTCATTACAACAACTTGTTGATTATTTAACGATAAAACCTGCACAAACATTTGATTTACCTTATGGCAAGCTCGAAGAAGGTAGTTTAGCAGATTTAACAATTATTAACTTAGATAAAGAAACAGAAATTAAGGCTGAAGACTTTTATTCAAAAGCTTCTAATACGCCATTTATTGGTTATCAAGTATATGGTACACCAGTGTTAACGATGGTTGAGGGTGAAGTTAAATTTAAGGAGGAACTGTAA
- a CDS encoding aspartate carbamoyltransferase catalytic subunit, translating into MQQLLSMEHLTTDEIFHLIQQACKYKAHNITTPQYSNQFVANLFFENSTRTKSSFIVAEQKLGLKLVDFETTTSSVQKGESLYDTCKTLESIGVDLLVIRHFQNAYYDELSNINIPIINAGDGSGQHPTQSLLDLMTIYESFESFKGLNIVICGDIKNSRVARSNYYSLRALGANVMFSSPDSWKDDTLEAPYVDIDDVIEEVDIVMLLRVQHERHNNDEVLSFESNDYHKLYGLTVERYNRLKQQAIVMHPAPVNRGVEIDSSLVEAPKSRIFQQMQNGMYLRMAVIDAVLQTKGEQ; encoded by the coding sequence ATGCAACAATTATTATCTATGGAACATCTCACAACGGATGAAATTTTTCATCTTATTCAACAAGCTTGTAAATATAAAGCACACAATATTACAACACCACAATACAGTAATCAATTCGTAGCTAATTTATTTTTTGAAAATTCGACACGTACTAAAAGTAGTTTTATTGTTGCCGAACAAAAATTAGGTTTAAAATTAGTCGATTTTGAAACAACGACATCTTCAGTACAAAAAGGCGAGTCGCTGTATGACACGTGTAAGACACTAGAAAGTATTGGTGTAGATTTATTAGTCATAAGACATTTTCAAAATGCATATTATGATGAATTAAGTAATATAAATATTCCTATCATTAATGCTGGCGATGGTAGTGGTCAACACCCGACACAAAGTTTACTTGATCTAATGACTATTTATGAATCTTTCGAATCGTTTAAAGGTTTAAACATTGTGATCTGTGGCGACATCAAAAATTCTCGTGTGGCTAGAAGTAATTACTATAGTCTACGTGCGTTAGGTGCAAATGTAATGTTCTCTAGCCCTGATTCTTGGAAGGACGATACTTTGGAAGCACCATATGTCGATATAGATGATGTTATTGAAGAAGTAGACATTGTCATGTTGTTGAGAGTACAACATGAACGCCATAATAATGATGAAGTTTTATCCTTTGAATCAAATGATTATCATAAACTTTATGGTTTAACGGTTGAACGTTATAATCGATTAAAACAACAAGCGATTGTGATGCATCCAGCTCCTGTTAATAGAGGAGTAGAAATAGATAGTTCATTAGTTGAAGCACCGAAGTCTCGCATTTTCCAACAAATGCAAAACGGTATGTATTTACGTATGGCAGTTATAGATGCAGTTTTACAAACGAAAGGGGAACAATAA
- a CDS encoding uracil-xanthine permease family protein has product MRNEEMFERTAKPVLDVRDRPKLGQWAFLSTQHLFAMFGSTVLVPFLTGLPISAALLASGIGTLLYILITQAKIPAYLGSSFAFITPIISGLHSHSLGDMLMALFMSGLMYVIIGIAIKLSGTNWLMRLLPPVVVGPVIMVIGLSLAPTAVNMAMYENSSDMKGYNLSYLIVALVTLLVTVIVQGFFKGFLSLIPVLIGIIAGYVVAAFMGIVNFSTIANAKWLQLPDIYLPFKDYHPSFHLGLILVMVPIVFVTVSEHIGHQMVINKIVGKNFFKDPGLDKSIIGDGVSTMVASVIGGPPSTTYGENIGVLAITKIYSIYVIGGAAVIAIILGFVGKFTALISSIPTPVMGGVSILLFGIIASSGLRMLVESEIDFAQNRNLVIASVILVVGIGNLMLNLKPIGVNLQIEGMALAALAGIILNLILPKQST; this is encoded by the coding sequence ATGAGAAACGAAGAAATGTTTGAAAGGACAGCCAAACCCGTATTAGATGTACGCGATAGACCAAAATTAGGTCAATGGGCGTTTCTAAGTACCCAACATTTATTTGCGATGTTTGGATCTACGGTTCTAGTACCATTTCTTACGGGATTACCAATATCGGCAGCATTGCTTGCTTCAGGTATTGGCACATTATTATACATATTAATTACTCAGGCTAAAATACCTGCTTATCTAGGTTCTAGCTTTGCTTTTATAACGCCAATTATTAGTGGGTTACATTCTCATAGTTTAGGCGATATGTTAATGGCTTTATTCATGAGTGGGTTGATGTATGTCATCATCGGTATCGCGATTAAATTGAGTGGCACAAATTGGCTAATGCGTTTATTACCACCAGTAGTAGTTGGACCAGTCATTATGGTTATAGGATTAAGTTTAGCACCAACGGCCGTAAACATGGCCATGTATGAAAATTCAAGTGACATGAAAGGTTACAATTTAAGTTACTTGATCGTTGCGTTAGTAACTCTACTAGTAACAGTTATTGTACAAGGATTTTTCAAAGGCTTTCTCTCTTTAATACCAGTATTAATCGGTATTATCGCTGGCTATGTAGTCGCTGCTTTCATGGGAATTGTCAACTTCAGTACAATAGCGAATGCCAAATGGTTACAATTGCCAGATATTTATTTACCGTTTAAAGATTACCATCCGTCGTTTCATCTGGGGTTAATTTTAGTCATGGTACCGATTGTTTTTGTGACAGTTAGTGAACATATAGGTCACCAAATGGTAATTAACAAAATTGTAGGTAAAAACTTCTTCAAAGATCCTGGCCTAGATAAATCAATTATAGGCGACGGTGTCTCAACAATGGTCGCAAGTGTTATTGGCGGGCCACCAAGCACAACATATGGTGAAAACATTGGTGTGTTAGCCATTACAAAAATATACAGCATCTACGTTATTGGTGGTGCTGCGGTCATAGCAATTATTCTTGGATTTGTAGGAAAATTCACGGCATTAATTTCATCCATACCAACACCAGTAATGGGTGGTGTTTCAATTCTCTTATTTGGGATTATCGCTTCAAGTGGATTACGTATGTTAGTAGAAAGTGAAATTGACTTTGCCCAAAATCGTAATTTAGTTATCGCTTCAGTTATTCTTGTTGTCGGTATAGGCAATCTAATGCTGAATCTCAAACCGATTGGCGTAAATTTACAAATAGAAGGTATGGCGTTAGCTGCATTGGCTGGTATCATATTGAACTTAATTTTGCCAAAGCAATCAACGTAA
- the pyrR gene encoding bifunctional pyr operon transcriptional regulator/uracil phosphoribosyltransferase PyrR: MSERIIMDEAAIQRTVTRIAHEILEYNKGTDNLVLLGIKTRGAFLANRIQQKIAMIEACEVPTGTIDITQFRDDLEQVNDTNGDKSYEISVDITNKIVVIIDDVLYTGRTVRASLDAILQHARPNKIGLATLVDRGHRELPIRADFVGKNIPTSRDEDVSVYLEEIDNKNAVVIE; this comes from the coding sequence ATGTCAGAACGTATTATTATGGATGAAGCAGCTATTCAAAGAACGGTTACACGTATTGCACATGAAATTTTAGAATATAATAAAGGCACAGATAATTTAGTTTTACTAGGTATAAAAACGCGTGGTGCTTTTTTAGCCAATAGAATTCAACAAAAAATTGCAATGATTGAAGCTTGTGAAGTGCCTACGGGTACGATTGATATTACACAATTTCGTGATGATTTAGAACAAGTTAACGATACGAATGGTGACAAATCATATGAAATTAGTGTCGATATTACTAATAAAATTGTAGTTATCATTGATGACGTTTTATATACCGGTAGAACAGTAAGAGCTTCACTAGATGCTATCTTACAGCATGCTAGACCAAATAAAATTGGCTTAGCGACGTTAGTAGATAGAGGGCATAGAGAATTGCCAATTCGCGCTGACTTTGTAGGAAAAAACATTCCTACATCTCGTGATGAAGATGTTTCTGTCTATCTAGAAGAAATTGATAATAAAAATGCAGTAGTAATTGAATAA